One window from the genome of Schistocerca piceifrons isolate TAMUIC-IGC-003096 chromosome 1, iqSchPice1.1, whole genome shotgun sequence encodes:
- the LOC124775328 gene encoding axoneme-associated protein mst101(2)-like: MTYYLQGGEGERGQTVSNAEAETREGKEKKARRRRQGEEGKEKKARRRRQGEEGKEKKARRRRQGEEGKEKKARRRRRQGEEEGKEEKKARRRRRQGGEEGKEEKKARRRRRQGGEEGKEEKKARRRRRQGGEEGKEEKKARRRRRQGGEEGKEEKKARRRRRQGGEEGKEEKKARRRRRQGGEEGKEEKKARRRRRQGGEEGKEEKKARRRRRQGGEEGKEEKKARRRRRQGGGEGKEEEKARRRRQGEEEGKEKKARMVELWTPWGEEDKEKKARRRRQGEEGKEKKARRRRQGEEGKEKKARRRRQGEEGKEKKARRRRQGEEGKEKKARRRRQGEEGKEKKARRRRQGEEGKEKKARRRRQGEEGKEKKARRRRQGEEGKEKKARRRRQGEEGKEKKARRRRQGEEGKEKKARRRRQGEEGKEKKARRRRQGEEGKEKKARRRRQGEEGKEKKARRRRQGEEGKEKKARRRRQGEEGKEKKARRRRQGEEGKEKKARRRRQGEEGKEKKARRRRQGEEGKEKKARRRRQGEEGKEKKARRRRQGEEGKEKKARRRRQGEEGKEKKARRRRQGEEGKEKKARRRRQGEEGKEKKARRRRQGEEGKEKKARRRRQGEEGKEKKARRRRQGEEGKEKKARRRRQGEEGKEKKARRRRQGEEGKEKKARRRRQGEEGKEKKARRRRQGEEGKEKKARRRRQGEEGKEKKARRRRQGEEGKEKKARRRRQGEEGKEKKARRRRQGEEGKEKKARRRRQGEEGKEKKARRRRQGEEGKEKKARRRRQGEEGKEKKARRRRQGEEGKEKKARRRRQRK; this comes from the exons ggggggagagggagagagaggacagactgtctcaaacgccgaggcggagaccagagagggcaaggagaagaaggcaaggagaagaaggcaaggagaagaaggcaaggagaagaaggcaaggagaagaaggcaaggagaagaaggcaaggagaagaaggcaaggagaagaaggcaaggagaagaaggcaaggagaagaaggcaaggagaagaagaaggcaaggagaagaagaaggcaaggaggagaagaaggcaaggaggagaagaaggcaaggaggagaagaaggcaaggaggagaagaaggcaaggaggagaagaaggcaaggaggagaagaaggcaaggaggagaagaaggcaaggaggagaagaaggcaaggaggagaagaaggcaaggaggagaagaaggcaaggaggagaagaaggcaaggaggagaagaaggcaaggaggagaagaaggcaaggaggagaagaaggcaaggaggagaagaaggcaaggaggagaagaaggcaaggaggagaagaaggcaaggaggagaagaaggcaaggaggagaagaaggcaaggaggagaagaaggcaaggaggagaagaaggcaaggaggagaagaaggcaaggaggagaagaaggcaaggaggagaagaaggcaaggaggagaagaaggcaaggaggagaagaaggcaaggaggaggagaaggcaaggaggaggagaaggcaaggaggagaaggcaaggagaagaagaaggcaaggagaagaaggcaaggatggttg agttgtggaccccctggggggaagaagacaaggagaagaaggcaaggagaagaaggcaaggagaagaaggcaaggagaagaaggcaaggagaagaaggcaaggagaagaaggcaaggagaagaaggcaaggagaagaaggcaaggagaagaaggcaaggagaagaaggcaaggagaagaaggcaaggagaagaaggcaaggagaagaaggcaaggagaagaaggcaaggagaagaaggcaaggagaagaaggcaaggagaagaaggcaaggagaagaaggcaaggagaagaaggcaaggagaagaaggcaaggagaagaaggcaaggagaagaaggcaaggagaagaaggcaaggagaagaaggcaaggagaagaaggcaaggagaagaaggcaaggagaagaaggcaaggagaagaaggcaaggagaagaaggcaaggagaagaaggcaaggagaagaaggcaaggagaagaaggcaaggagaagaaggcaaggagaagaaggcaaggagaagaaggcaaggagaagaaggcaaggagaagaaggcaaggagaagaaggcaaggagaagaaggcaaggagaagaaggcaaggagaagaaggcaaggagaagaaggcaaggagaagaaggcaaggagaagaaggcaaggagaagaaggcaaggagaagaaggcaaggagaagaaggcaaggagaagaaggcaaggagaagaaggcaaggagaagaaggcaaggagaagaaggcaaggagaagaaggcaaggagaagaaggcaaggagaagaaggcaaggagaagaaggcaaggagaagaaggcaaggagaagaaggcaaggagaagaaggcaaggagaagaaggcaaggagaagaaggcaaggagaagaaggcaaggagaagaaggcaaggagaagaaggcaaggagaagaaggcaaggagaagaaggcaaggagaagaaggcaaggagaagaaggcaaggagaagaaggcaaggagaagaaggcaaggagaagaaggcaaggagaagaaggcaaggagaagaaggcaaggagaagaaggcaaggagaagaaggcaaggagaagaaggcaaggagaagaaggcaaggagaagaaggcaaggagaagaaggcaaggagaagaaggcaaggagaagaaggcaaggagaagaaggcaaggagaagaaggcaaggagaagaaggcaaggagaagaaggcaaggagaagaaggcaaggagaagaaggcaaggagaagaaggcaaggagaagaaggcaaggagaagaaggcaaggagaagaaggcaaggagaagaaggcaaggagaagaaggcaaggagaagaaggcaaggagaagaaggcaaggagaagaaggcaaggagaagaaggcaaggagaagaaggcaaggagaagaaggcaaggagaagaaggcaaggagaagaaggcaaggagaagaaggcaaggagaagaaggcaaggagaagaaggcaaggagaagaaggcaaggagaagaaggcaaggagaagaaggcaaggagaagaaggcaaggagaagaaggcaaggagaagaaggcaaggagaagaaggcaaggagaagaaggcaaggagaagaaggcaaggagaagaaggcaaggagaagaaggcaaggagaagaaggcaaggagaagaaggcaaaggaaatag